The proteins below come from a single Peromyscus eremicus chromosome 22, PerEre_H2_v1, whole genome shotgun sequence genomic window:
- the Morn2 gene encoding MORN repeat-containing protein 2 — protein MNGFGRLEHFSGAVYEGQFKNNMFHGLGTYTFPTGAKYTGNFNENRVEGEGEYTDIQGLQWSGNFHFTAAPGLRLKLYM, from the exons ATGAATGGCTTTGGAAGACTTGAGCATTTTTCAGGAGCCGTGTATGAAGGACAATTTAAGAACAATATGTTTCATGGACTGGGGACTTACACATTCCCAACTGGGGCAAAGTACACTGGAAATTTCAATGAAAATAG GGTGGAAGGTGAGGGGGAGTACACTGATATCCAAGGCCTGCAGTGGAGTGGCAACTTCCACTTCACAGCGGCTCCCGGCCTGAGACTAAAGCTCTACATGTAG